The DNA segment GCCATCGCCTTCCATCGTCCCCAATCGTGCATTCTTGTAACGTCTTCCATGTTTATTAAAATCAAACTTTAATTCAATCATTAAGTTTCACCCCACCTCTCTTCCACTCCGTCTCATTTATGCTCATTAACAATCGGTGTTTGCAACATATCCAAGGTCGAGTTATAAATAAGTGTTTTGGAGCGATGAAGATCTGCGCCATTGAGATTTAAGTTAATAAGTGGGTTATTATCTCCTTTGAGAAAAGGGATCAATTCCACTAGTTTGTCTATTTCTCTGCTTCAAAGAGTTTAGACTCTAAACTttctatattttgattttaaagaataaatgaaaaaaaaaaaccaaaaagaggTAATTTTGATTTGCCCAAATAAATCCATATTGTTTTAACTGTCTTGAATAATTAGcaaaacatatatgaaaaagtaCATATCACAGATATAAAAgaaccaataaaataaaatatattcataatcGTGTATTGAAAAGTACCAAAACATAAGTTAAGCTACTAAAATACCTTATAAATTACATTCAAACAATTCCCTTTAATCTTTCTCGCAGtcccatgaaaaaaaaaagtatctcaTATTTACAAATAACGCAACTCAAAAAATGACAAAATGGTATATATATCTATCACCCATCCcctgcaaaaacaaaacaaaaatattccaCTACAAccatgaattatataaaattcatgCAAATCTTAGTTATGACTCATTTAGTTATAAAACAACACTCCCTAtacaaactttaaaataaagagCACAAATGTCTTGGGTTAGCTAAACCATAAACTGCttaacaatttaaaattaaagttataTTATTACTAAACCCGAACGCTACATAACAACTAATACTATGAAAGTCTCTTCAAAATAAACacaatatgaaaataatacatAGTCTTTGTAAAAAAGAACCTGTAAAACGTTAAAAACGGCAAttcaatacaaaaaaataactcCAAAAAATTTAACACCTATGAATAAATGATCTTTAAAACCAAAGTTAGAAGAAGACAATTAATTCATCTTTTTAACCTCACCCTATATAATACGTTTCTACAATACCTTATGCTCCCACAGATACTCCAAGAATGAATAACCAACCACTTATATCTCATCGGCTGTCACATCAAACAAGTTGTTCAGGTGAAAACCCAAAGCAAACACTACTACATCCACAGATCCAACACACAATAATCCATCATTGATTTTCAGCTACCATCTATCATCGACAGCGAAGGTAATTTTAATGACTTAATAACTGAGCGCATGGAATACATGTTAACATATCATGACATTCATTACCTCGATTCAACATTTCTCATTGAAGAAACTATTGAATACGTGATGAATGAAGTAAGAGACGTCAGAAATATCTTAGTTAATGATCTTCAAGTTACTCTAATTATCAAAGACTATAACCAAAACGCAACATCAAGACTAGACGTTGATCTGATCATCACCGATCTAAAGGGTAGTAATAGGCCTCCAACTATGGAAAAGGAAAATGATATATGCGTTGTATGCTTCCGAAATTACAAAGATGGAAACAATCTTGGCTCTCTTACTTTCGGCCATAATTTCCATTTTGCTTGCATTGATCAATGGATTcgtacaaaaaaaattgtccGGTATGTAAGAAAATAATCTATGATGCTAGCttaattaaaaagttaaaaaggtTTATTGGATACTAATTCTAATATCATTTATGTCATATTctgtattttgattttaattttaagaaataattataaataatttgtcctcattaatatatatttttatttctcacCATTGCTTTCTcataaaaaaacaacaacaacaactaacACTTTTATACAACATTCTATAGCTCAAAATATGGCTACATCAACTAATACAAATTAGACCAAAAGATAATCGCCCCGCGCGTAGCGCGGGTACACCACTAGTGTACTTATAACGTAGGGTTGTCCTAACGTAGTGATTAGTGTATATTAACAGAAAAATGTAGGGTTATATAACGtagggttaatttttttttacttgttgATAATCACCCTAATGTATTggttattgtttaaattaaattaaataaatttatataaaaataataataagtggctcattaaataaataattggacataacatttatcAATAGATAGtttaacttattttatatttaataaatgttttgtATATTTGATTTAATAACCCGCAAAAACTACAATAGTGAAAACATAAATCATTATCTAGTACACTATAAAGGTaagatattataaatattaactaaatttagatattttttattaaaaatatataacaattttaATTGTGGCCATATTATATTAATTGAATAGTTTAAATTTAGTTAAATCATATATTGATCTAAATTTGAAATGTTGGTCGTttgttgtaaaaataaaataaaaagagtatAGATAATGGttacattaaatatttgataggttaattataaaaccaaaaacatGAACCAACTAAACATCATAAATAGAAGAATTAGATGTAATATAATGTGGATGATAAATATCATGGTCccaatttcaaaacaaaaacattataccATGGGTCTCTGAAACTTGATGGTGGCCTTCTCTAACGCTTGAAGATGAGTGTCATAAAACTTAGCATTAAGGAGGGTTATTGGAACATGAATTTGTGTGGAATTTGATGATTGTAATAGTTGAGAGGATTTTACAAGTTAACTagatttaacaaattttatcaaattttatacATAGATTTTCATTACTTGTGTATAGAATTCTATTGATTGTTATTACCTTTTAAAGTAAGAAACTAATGGTGgtagaaaaaaaatgatttcaatTAAGGAAATTCTTAAAcaacttttaaaaaagtttttgtcacaaaaaagatctcaagaaataaaatgaccaaaaaatttaatttctacttcttactttatagatatataaataataataaaaaatatttttttttataatttcgaaatatatgttttaaattttaatttttgtaaaaacaatttaaattattatttttgaaatgtttttttaaaaaattcgaaagtgctttttaaaacaatttttacagtttatattttaagtttttaatattttttttctatttttttaagttgTGAATTGTATCATGTTAAAGTTGTGAtttgtatattatttcattCTTCAATTTGAGTTTTTGTATGTGAGTGTATTTTATTACATTGATTTCAAAAATCTTATGGGTATAGTTGATATTCTCAAAGTTTAGTACTATGAGTAAAAACAACGAAAATTTACATTCCAAtaacaatttattttaatagaatcttaaaatcaatgaaaactaaaaaatttcaataacaaAGGATTTTGAGTGGCCCAATAACAATGGATTCTATTTAGATTTTAACAATTcacaaaccaataacaatggaaTCTCAAAATTTAATGATTCCTCTAGAATTCTTTGCCCAATAAACTTTTTAAGTTGTGAATTGTATCATGTTAAAGTTGTGAtttgtatattatttcattCTTCAATTTGAGTTTTTGTATGTGAGTGTATTTTATTACATTGATTTCAAAAATCTTATGGGTATAGTTGATATTCTCAAAGTTTAGTACTATGAGTAAAAACAACGAAAATTTACAtcccaataacaatagattttaatagaatcttaaaatcaatgaaaactaaaatttttcAATAACAAAGGATTTTGAGTGGCCCAATAACAATGAATTCTATTTAGATTTTAACAATTcacaaaccaataacaatggaatctcaaaatttaatgatttctcTAGAATTCTTTGCCcaataaccccccccccccaatgATTCCTCTAGAATTCTTTGCCCAATGATTCCTCGAGAATTCTTTGCCCAATAATCTCAAAATTCAATAACAAAGGATTTTGAGTGGCCCAATAACAATGGATTCTATTTAGATTTTAACAATTcacaaaccaataacaatggaaTCTCAAAATTTAATGATTCCTCTAGAATTCTTTGCCcaataaccccccccccccccccctagaATTTAGTTGTAACCGTAGACTATTATATGTTAGTCAAGCATATATTAATAATCTATTTAGATTTTAACAATTcacaaaccaataacaatggaaTCTCAAAATTTAATGATTCCTCTAGAATTCTTTGCCcaataacccccccccccccccccccaatgaTTCCTCTAGAATTCTTTGCCCAATGATTCCTCGAGAATTCTTTGCCCAATAATCTCAAAATTCAATAACAAAGGATTTTGAGTGGCCCAATAACAATGGATTCTATTTAGATTTTAACAATTcacaaaccaataacaatggaaTCTCAAAATTTAATGATTCCTCTAGAATTCTTTGCCcaataaccccccccccccccccccccccccctagaATTTAGTTGTAACCGTAGACTATTATATGTTAGTCaagcatatattaataatttatttttaagatacATTTGATAACCGTCGCGTCGCGTATGAGAGGAGCCTAGGAATATGTTGGAGCTAAAAGAGaagttacaaaatatttatattttcaattgaTAATATAAATCAATGGCAATTTGTATATTAAATAATGGCATAATAAataatagagaaaaagactaggatagcaccaaaccaagtttttgtttccaaaatagcacttaaggttcaaagtcacaaaaatatgtttcattaaagaggtaaatatacacttatactcattgggttaattaatccaaactttagggtttagagttaaggggtggggttttggaattagggtttaaaattttacaaaaaataaatactaaaataaaaaataaaaattttaaaaacagtttcaaaaagtatttttaaattataaaaagaaaacttgaaaaaaaaaaattcgacaaagaaaatttcaaaaaaaaaatttataaaaatttcgaatctgaaaacatataatttgaaactataaaaaaaatttctttttttttattttttttatttaatctttATTGAGACCGTTGGCTTCTCAGCTGGTTGAAGTGGAGATAAATAATGGTTCAACTACATCTTTCTGGTTTGACAGATGGTCGCCTATGGGAAGTTTGTTTGAGCTATTAGGGGAAAGAGTATGTGTGATTACTGGAATCCTTACGAATGCTACAGTGGAGAGTGTTATCCAAACCTATAGGGTGAGAAGAAACAGAGTTCCAATGTTGCAGCAGATTGAGCAGGAAATTATAAAGGTGCAACTTCGTGGCCTTAATCAGGAAGAGGATGCTTGTCTATGTAAAATAGAGAATGGAGATTTTAGGCCGGAGTTTAATACATCGCAAACTTGGAACCTTATTAGGGACAAATCCCAGAAAGTAATATGGTGCAAAGGGGTCTGGTTTCCGGGAGCTACAcctaaattttcttttgttacatGGGTTGCTATGCATAACAGGCTTGTGACTGGAGACAGGATTCTTAAATGGAATTCTCAGGCAATCTCCACATGCTGGCTCTGTAAAGCTGCCACTGAAAGTAGGGATCATCTGTTTTTTTGAGTGCTCTTATTCTAAAGCAGTTTGGTTAGGTATGCTGGGAAGATTGGCGGGTAATAGAAGACGATATCAATGGGCTCAAGTAGTTCAGGATATGGTGTTGGGTTTAAAGGAGGAAAACCAGACTTTTTTGATGAGATACAGTTTCCAAGCAGTAATATATGTTGTGTGGTATGAGCGGAATCGAAAAAGAGTTGGAGAGCCACCTCAACCAGTGAGTTGTTTGCTGGTAAGGTTGGATAAACTAGTAAGGAACATAATCACTTCTCTGAGAAAGAAGAAGGGTGGGAAGTATGAGAAGGCTATGGAAGTTTGGTTTGGTAGTAGATAAAGGAGTTTTTATAGTTCTTTTTTGAGTTTGCTTTGAAGAAATGTAATAGGAAAATTTGCAGTCTTCTGTAAaacagtttttttgtttgaataaatttaaaattttttcaaaaaaataataattttaaatcaaggatattaaggatattttatcctttaataaatgtcatttttgtgattttctccTTCTAATgtcatttttgagacataaacttcaaaatgtgctattattgacaattgtccataataatatttcaaataagggcaaatctccaaaataacacatttctaagtttatatcacaaaaatagcactcaaaaactaaaatgaccaaaatagcattttatcttttgaaaaatttaaatttttttatttttcaaaatttgaaatcttattcccaaaacctcacttctcaactctaaaccctaaaacttaaactctaaaccctaaaccctaaattctaaaccctaaactccaccctttgagtgctatttttgtgacttttggccttgaatgctagtttgggaacaaaaacttgatttagtgctattttggtctttttctcttcaaataatgatagaaataaaagaaataatagttatatataacattttatcAAGCGGTCATGTtgttgttttaatagaatagatgccaaaaatatcaaaaattaatatatttaaaatttcgaATCCGAATCCAGATCCAGTTTTTTTTAGGTCCAGACATTTTGAATATCATATTTTCAGAGCGAAGCTCTCGGATCGGATCTGAATCCCAAATAATAATTCTTAGCCCTACAACAAATTACATTGACATATAAAAGTTTCAGCGAGAGCACCCTACAGCATAAAGCAGGCAAGGCAGGCCATCGTCGACGCATTGTTATTGGGCTTAATTAATGTCTATAGAATAAGCCCAGTAAAGTCTTTAAATGCTGTGAAGATGGATGAGCGATTATAGATCGGTGATGATGTGGCAAACTATAGTTCATTGGGATACTTAAATGACGATTAATCAAACCTTGTTTTCGTCCTTGCATTAACGAAGTACCAATCAACGGTTGTCACGTAATCATTCTTGCGAGACGATGACGTGGTGGACAATGTAATCTCATTCGACTCCGATATTTACTAACTCCCActcattttaatttcaaaaataataatatcttcTGTTTGTGTTGTTGACAAAATCGAGACTTTGAGCGGTGGATTGAATCAGATAGATCTTGGGCGAGAAGAACATGGCGGACGAGAGATATAACCGGAAGAACCCGGCGGTGAAGAGGATTCTCCAGGAGGTTAAGGAGATGCAAGCTAATCCCTCTGACGATTTCATGTCTCTCCCCCTCGAGGTATAGATCCATGCGTAATCTCCAACATGCTCTTGAAATCGAACCAACAAGCTCCGATCTAATTAACCTTAGCCTTTCTAGCTCCGATCTTATGGTTGCATGCGATGTTATATCAATCTGTGATGTTTAAATAGTTAACACGATCCGTTGTGAACGCAGGAGAATATATTTGAGTGGCAATTCGCGATCAGAGGCCCTAGCGAGACTGAATTTGAAGGAGGGATATATCATGGGAGGATTCAGTTGCCTTCAGATTATCCTTTCAAACCTCCTTCCTTCCTCTTATTGACCGTAAGAGATTCACTCAAAGAACATATGTGTGCTTAATGGGACTATCTGTGATCTCTGATGAATCTTTTTTTCTGCTCTTGTTTCAGCCTAGTGGTCGTTTTGAAACTAACACCAAGATTTGCTTGAGTATTTCTAATTACCATCCCGAGCATTGGCAACCCTCTTGGAGTGGTAAAACTCTACACTCTTTTGATGTTAGCTTGCTAAGCAAATGATCACTGATGCATACTCTTATTGTTTAGCTTCTGATAATTTGGTCTTGCTTGTTTGTCAGTTCGGACTGCTTTGGTGGCTCTCATTGCGTTCATGCCTTCAAACCCCAGTGGAGCAATAGGCTCTGTAGATTACCCCAAGGAGGAGAGACGTGCACTTGCCACTAAATCACGCGAGTCACCACCCAAATATGGTTCTCCTGAGCGTCAAAAAGTTATTGATGAGGTATGTCCCGCTATATCACCCCTTCCttggaaacatttttttttatttgaacttCTGATCCACCAATGTACATTATTCTGAAGGAGACATGTGCATTTAGCTTCATTTTTAGAGTGCTTTTTGGTTACTGAACATATTAGTTGGATATATGGCCGAACAAATGGGTGTGTTTGGTCAGCTAAGTAAAAGTGTTCAGTTTACTTATGGTGTGTTTGGATTGCAACTATGCATACTTGTTACGGCCATTTATCATTAGAAAGTTGTTAGATATGTGTACTTTAGATGCTACAAACAAGTAAGGACTAGTTGGAAGTTAGTAGCTTGAAAAAAACATCATTGCTGGAATTAATATAAGTTTTGACCAAAAGTAGTATTAAGAATCTCATTTGATTTTAGAGACCTGGCGACGTGTTTACATCTTTGACATGGGTTTAAGTAAGGTTGATAAAGAATCTGGGCATAACGTTATATTGTTTTGTCCTTATGATTGGTATATGCAGATTCATCAGTACATGCTCAGCAAGACACCTTCTCCTAAACCTAATCCTGAGGAATGTAACAAAACGTCTTCTGCTGATTCGGATGGTCAGTCCCAAACCAAGCCGCAGGACACTGAAGCTGCTACAGCCGAACCTGTTACAGCTGTTGAAGAGAATGTAGTCGATCAAATCGCTGAAGAGGCAGGTCAGACAGTTGTTCCTGGAGCAAATGCAGCGGAAAATGTTGCAGCGGGAGACAACAGAAACGGTTTGGTGAGGCAGAGGGAGCAAGCGACCGTTGCTGTTAGGGCGGCTCAGAGAAGGGGTGATGACAGGCTGTTCACGTGGGCAGCGGTTGGACTCACGATTGCGATAGTGGTTCTTTTGCTGAAGAAGTTGGTAAGGTCAAGTGGTCATGGCGCTCTGTTTATGGATGAGTCGTGAACGCTGAACTCAAAGATTGGGAGATATGGACGAAGAAAGCATCAAAAGTTGGaagtatttatatatcatatcaaaagtTACTTATTTCTTCAAAAGAAAGCATATCAAAAGAAAGCATCAAAAGTTACTTATTTCTTCATTTACGTAATAGATACATATGATTCATATGTATCTATTACGTAAATGAAGAAATAAGTAATTAATTATACTAAATGAGTTTGTTTGATAATGTGCTAAAAACTTtttctttctgattttttttgtgttaattGATTTCGACAAACCAAACCACTGATAACACAAACATTTATTAGAAAATGAACAACTCTCCAGCTGCAATACATCCTTGTGCAGCTGCTTTAGGGGATGATGTATTGCTGTGTGCGATACGGCCCGTATCACCGTATGGCGGTCaaacaattgttttttattGTTCTTCCCCTCTTGTGATGATATAAGTTCATTTGTCATCTCTTGTTCTTTTTACGgccttttagaatttttataaACCCAACCACCTAAATGCAAGATAGTAATATCTTATCGTGCGAGTAACAACCAACTATTTTAACATGTGAGTAAACAAGTTAACTCGAAATCAGGTGAAATATACTCTACAGCTTAAGCTTTGCGCCCCCATGGCTGCAAATACTCTCAACCATGCACGTAGGATATTatgtaatataaaattattatattacttGTGCGGACTAATATATATGCCTACTAaatttttatatgaatattattttttgtttaaatttattaaattagatataaattataaagtaaTATCGTAAATTATATTACTTCACTATCCATATTGgcatttgatttattaaattttgttttagtttcagctttttattaaagaggtgtatattttgaatcaAGATCTTCTTTAGTAATAATCCATATTCAACTTGAATTTAAAATCAATCACTTCTTCGAATTGTGGGTTAAAAAGAATATCACTGAATTTGAAAGCATTGGAAACATTCATAACACATAAAGCGTAAACAAAATAACAATACCCAataaacatcatatattatcaACAATTTGGACCATAAATAAtatgacaaaaacaaaaaaacaaataaattacaaaacatgTATAGCTCATATATTATACtggcaaatatatatatatatatgtattaaaataaaagcAGTTAATTTTACTGaactaaacataaaataaacttAACTATGATATTATCTCCAGAATATGATAATATTCATTTATCTATtatccaaaaaatatataaatgataaattatcatctaaatcattaaaaatatttattaaaaataatgaaacagaCTAAATTCAGAGATAATATGATAAATCAGCAAAATCATTTCTCAAATAAGAATatagataataaaaatttgtcGAATATTAAGAATTTTGACTAGTTGAACTAAAACTTAGACGATGAGTGCAAATAGATTGTCAAGAAGTTTCCAGTCCTAATGAGGGGTTTTGTGTAACCGCCAAAAATAATGACTTTCATTGATAATATGTCCTACACTAATTAATTTAACTCTAAAATATTAGTTACtaatgaattaattttttttaatacgaGTGAGTTATAGTATTATGGCTTAAGTTATACGAGCGAGTTATAATATATTAGGGTTAAGTTATACtctttataaaattgataactCAAAATTTAAACCAACATCATATAAAATTGGGGGTATAgtcagtgccgtgcgaagatTTTTGGAGGCCCAAGGcgaattaaattttttttacatgatattatttttttgaaaatagttCTATTTAGAgttgaattatataaaatattttttttgaaaaaacatatattataattttgatcTATTATCTAAAAAGTttgaaaaaacatatatataacactaaaaagtTTTGATCTATTAtctaaacattttctaaattttctaaactaaataaataaaataatgatcaAAAGTAGGAATtcataatataaaaacaaaatacaaattttgGATTGAAATGTTGGTCGATGTTAAAAAGATAAATCTTAgcgtttaaattaaatacaataaactatatattcaaaatattataatttttaatcaaattctataaatatataaaatatatctaacTCATAACATATACAAAGAAGACAAATGTGGATCAAATATTTGCATTTAATTAGAAGTaaaatctttatagttttatataaaatatagtaaaattgatcataaattagttattttaaacagaagtgaaattgaaaatcaaataataataaaaatctaactaaaaaaatacattaactaccatgtaaaaatattttttttgtaattaggagtcctaaaatttttataaaatttggggGCCCTATGCAAATGCCTTTTTTAATAGCACGTAAGCACGGCTCTGGGTATAGTAAGCTTTTCTTTTGAGCCTCGGCATTGTAATGATGTGAAAGGTGGAGTGGCAgcattataagtttataacaaGAAGATTAGATGAAGCCATAAAAACCAATCTCTTTACTAAAAAGTTGCAACGAACCCAAATAAAAACTAACCCAAATAAAGActaagaggttgattgtttgtagttttgctttagtttttggtttttgtttttgtaaaaaccattttttcttcgatcaagttttagtttttagtttttgtttttgtaaaaactatttgatttgccaatcaagatttttaataaatagattGCCTAAATTTTAGGAAAACTGGCTTTCAAAATTTTAACCAATTTatgaagaaaaaccaaaaactaacttttgtggttttttttataaaaaaaacagattttctttcttttttatagAAAGTACTGTATTTATGTATTGATAattctataaataatattttataaaaataaattttacaaacaagtttttaagatataatttaaacaataatgtaaaataattttatttgtgtCTCATATCTACAAATAAATTtcgatatttatatataatattaattaattgtaaatcattagttattaatttctataaataaaattattgaataaCTGTAAGAATTATTAGACATactaaacaataattaatattttataaaaacacaaaatattaatacaatatattatatagtttttgaaaTTAGCCATTCaagtgttaaaaataaatatcttatatataaaattttttataaatattttaaaatttaagtatttttaattttgtataattCATAGATATTTTGTggtttatattttagtataatacttaaaattaaattaatttaaaaatcatgttaatatatttttttttatttttaaacaacaatcactatattttgataaattttaatggaaacttctaaatattttactgctattttttattattttaaaattttgtattgattattttattttcttattttaaaatgatgtattgaatatataagaaaaattctaagtagtttcaaacttttaaatatttttttattttttgtaatttaatatatatatttttatttatattttactataatataatttttttataaaatgtaataACCAAAAACGAAAAACAAAATCtagaaaccaaaaaccaaaaactgaaaacccaaaaccaaaatctaaaaaccaaaaactaaaatctaaaaactactGAAACAATCATTACCTAAAATtgtttatttcaaattaaaaagaaaacaaataaaattggtACGCGCAAACGAAAGTTAAAAAATTTGCACACCAGTTTGGTTGCAATAGTCCTGATTTTTAGTTTGTAGTCAAAATGAATATAAAAGTTTGTCGGCAGATCATAATGATAACGATTTGTGGATGATTATAAACTCCATGACTATGATAAAAGAAGATCAAAATGTATGTAAACCAAGTGGTAAAGTAGTTGAGACGCTGAAAACAGAGACGAATCTTAATTAATTCTACCACCAGCCCTGACCCTACAGTTTTCGAACCTGCTTTGAATTTCTCGTCACCCTTTTTTACAGTGGAAAGCTCTTTTTATTCGTTTTCTACTGCTCAATATCCTGTACAatcttctaatatttttttatcccTACAACTCATTACGCATACATCGTagaaaatcatatataaatatggATAAGAACAATAGAAATGAGCAACCAAACTATAGATCGTGACTTATTTTGAGATGTTATTCTTACAATCTTAGTTTTCATCAATGTTTAAAAACCATTCCACTTTTTTGGATTGTAAACATTTGTTTAGTATTGCATGTGTCAACATGGAATTAGATAAGTGCGTATATAAGCTTGGTAATTTTTTGTTGCAACATTCGATTGCGTTAACATATAAACAAGCTTAGATCTTAATTTAAAACATGTTGGGgaacatatttaaaattctgCATAGGAGAGCGAGATAAGATCAAGGTATATCTTTCATTAGGCTGACTTAGTCGGTGATCAAAAAAATACTCTCGACAcatgaacttttttttgtaaagattAGTTAAACAAATTGATAGGGTTGAAAAGCACGACAAGGCTACAATTTGAAAAAGGAACACTTGCTCAGCGCTCATTGATTACACTGACGAAAATCGTAGCATCAAAGATAGCGAAATTGTATGAAAAATTCAAGTTAGTGTATGATGAAGGCCTCAACTAATTCTCATTAATGCTCATTATTTCTTTGCTCCTATAAATAGTAAGTATAGTACGGTGAGTAAACCAATCGCACTAAACAAAGAACAACACTTTGTAAAATAAAAGCAGAACGAAAAGAAATGGGGAAAGTTTCTACG comes from the Brassica rapa cultivar Chiifu-401-42 chromosome A01, CAAS_Brap_v3.01, whole genome shotgun sequence genome and includes:
- the LOC103869994 gene encoding ubiquitin-conjugating enzyme E2 32, which produces MADERYNRKNPAVKRILQEVKEMQANPSDDFMSLPLEENIFEWQFAIRGPSETEFEGGIYHGRIQLPSDYPFKPPSFLLLTPSGRFETNTKICLSISNYHPEHWQPSWSVRTALVALIAFMPSNPSGAIGSVDYPKEERRALATKSRESPPKYGSPERQKVIDEIHQYMLSKTPSPKPNPEECNKTSSADSDGQSQTKPQDTEAATAEPVTAVEENVVDQIAEEAGQTVVPGANAAENVAAGDNRNGLVRQREQATVAVRAAQRRGDDRLFTWAAVGLTIAIVVLLLKKLVRSSGHGALFMDES